The Guyparkeria halophila DNA window CGTCTTTCAGGCCGATGAAGGCGACATCGCCCCACTTGCCCTCGGGGATGTTCACCGAACCGCGAAAGCCGGCCAGTGACCCCGGCGGCAGGTGAGATTCCTGGGGCACCTGGCTGACCGGCAGGTCACGGGTCTCCACCTCGACCACGCCCACCATGTTGAGCGCCTTGAGATACATCTTACTGTCGATCAGGCCGCCGACCAGGATCACCACCATCCCCAGGTGGGTGAGCACGTAGCCGATGCGGTTCATGCCGCCCTTGCGCGCGGCCACCAGGGTTTCGCCGTCGCGTTCCTTGACCCGCGCCTTGTAGCCCAATTGCTGGAACAGCCCCTGGGTACGCTCGACGATGGTCGCGGCGGGCAGGTCGCTCTCGTACTGGCGGGAATGGGCGAAGGCTCGCAGCGACTTCTCCTGCGCGTTTAGCTTGAAGCTCTTGATGTCGCGCAGAAAGCCCGGGGTGTTGCGGGTCAGGCAGGCGCTGGTCGAGGCGAGCAGGAACAGCAGGATGAGGACGAACCAGCCGGCCGAGTAGACATCGTTGAGCTTCAAGGTCATGAAGACCTCGTACCAGAACGGGCCGAACTCGATCAGGTAGTCGTTGAACGGCTGGTTCTGCTGCAGCACGGTGCCGATCACCGAGGCGATCGCGAGGATCGAGAGCAGCGCGATCGCCAGGTTCATCGAGGTCAGCCAGGTGAACAGGCGCGAGCTCAAGCTGCGGCGGCGTTTGCGGGCGGTTTGGGCCTGGGAGGTCATCGGCTAGCCTTCGCGGGGATCGGGTAGGTTCATGGCGGCTGTCGGCATCGGGGTGCGTTCGCCAGCCGGTTCAGACGCCGCGGCGCCGACCGGGTTCCCTGACAAGCGGAGCCCCGGGTGGTGCGCTGACATGTTGGCGCTCAGTCGAGGCTGGCAATGTGCGCGGCCAGGGCGTCGATTTCCGCGTCGGAGAGCTCGGCGGCCAGCGGGATCATCAGTTCGGCCTGACCATGGGCGCGCGTGCCGCTGCGGTAGTCCTTGAGCGACTGGGCGACGTAGCCCGCGCTCAGGCCGCGCAGGGCCGGAAAGCCGGCCGGCTGGTTGCCATGGCCTTCGCTGTGGTGGCAGGCGGCACAGGCGGCGACGTTGTCGCGACCGTGATGGTACAGGTCCGCGCCCAATGCCGAACCTTCGTCGGCCGGGCTGGCCACCTTGCGCTCCTGGGCGGCGTAGTAGGCGGCGATATCCTGGATCTGCTGGTCGCTCAGACCGGCGGCCTGTCCGGCCATGATGGCGTTCTCGCGCTTGCCGTCACGATAGGCGGTCAGCTGCGAGGCAAGGTACGTTGCCGGCTGGCCGGCAAGCGACGGGAAGGCCGGGTTGTTGCTGTTGCCCTTGGCGCCGTGACAGGCGGCGCAGGACTGGGCCGCCTCGCGGCCGGCCTTGATCGAGCCGGCCTCGCTGGCATGGGCGGCGCCGGCGAGAAAGGAGAGCCCCATCAGCATGCCGGCGGCGAAACGGCCGCGACGCGGCATCGGGTGAACTGCTGTCATCATCGCTAACAATCTCGTTGTGGTTCGCGTTGGGCCGGCCCTGGCCGTTCAGTCTTTTTAGCGCCCCGATTATAGGAACTTGGCCGAGTATTTCACTGCGACATTGCCGACTCGACACCGGGGCCCGTAAAAACGACCCGTAATCAAACCGCATAAGTCACTCGCTTGCAACCTCGCGGCGTGGCAGGATGCCTGCATCCGGACCTGGGTCCGTTTGCCCCCTTTTTTCTTCAATGCCTGGTTGAACCGCATGACCGACGCCACTCGACATCAGCGCCGCCTGTTCGACGCCGCCTCCTTTATTAAGAGTGCGCCGCGCCTGGCCGATATCGGCGAGGACATCGGTGCCGAGGTCGCCTTCGCCGGGCGTTCGAATGCCGGCAAGTCCACCGCGCTCAATGCCCTGGTCGGGCAGAAGGCGCTGGCGCGCACCTCGCGCACCCCGGGGCGCACCCAGATGATCAACCTGTTCGGCCTGGGCGGCGAGACGGAAGGGGCCAGGCGCCGGCTGGTCGACCTGCCCGGCTACGGCTACGCCAAGGTGCCCGAGCGGGTGCGCCGCACCTGGGGCGAGGCGATGGCGCAGTACTTCGCCGAGCGCCAGTCGCTGGTCGGTGTGGTGGTGATCATGGACATTCGTCATCCGCTCAAGGCGCTCGACCAGCAGATGCTCGATTACGCGGTGGCGCGCGGCCTGCCGGTGCTCGCCCTGCTGACCAAGGCCGACAAGCTCAGCTTCGGCCAGGCCAAGCAGACCGTCGCACGGCTGGCGCGCGAGCACCCCCTGCCCGATTGCCAGTGGATGGCCTTCTCCGGCACCAAGGGCACCCATGTGCGTGAGGTCCGCGACGTGATCAGCGAGTGGCTGGATCGCGCCCCGGACTGAGTGATCAGCGCGTCTCGACGGTCAGATCGGCGACCAGCGGCAGGTGATCGGAGATGCGCGGCACGATCGGGTCGCGGATTGCCTTGAGGGCGTGGGCGTGCACCGGCCCGCGCAGCCAGATCTGATCGAGCGGCAGCAGTGGCCGACCGGCCGGGAAGGTGCGTCGCGCCGGCAGGCGGGTCAGCTCGCGGTGGAGTGCCCGCAGGCTCCTGGCCCGCGGCAGCCATTCATTGAAATCGCCGGCCAACAGCAGCGGCGCATCGGTCGGTAGCCCGGCGAGCGCCTCGGCCAACCGTCGTCCCTGCTCGCGACGCTCGACCAGCCCCAGCCCGAGGTGCACCACCCAGCAGTGCAGCGTCCTTTCGGGCAATTGGATGCGCGCCCGCAGGGCCTGGCGCGGTTCGCGATCGACGTGCGAGAGCTCCAGCGGGGTCTCGGGATGAATCGGCCAGCGCGAGGCGATCAGGTTGCCAAACCCGGTCACCTCGCCCGGGCGGTGCAGGCAGCCGCGCTCGTGGGTGGGGGCGAACAGCCAGTGCGGCAGGATCGGTTCGATTGCCCGCAGCAGACGGTCGTCGGCCGGCTCGGCGGCGAGGTTCGCCTCCTGTAACGCGACCACGTCCGGTGCGAGCAGGCGCAACACCCGCGCGGTGCGTTCCGGGGTGTAGCGGCCGCGATGGTCGATGCAGCTGTGGATGTTCCAGGTCACGACACGCAGCCGACGCCCGGTGTCCGTCATGATGCCCCCGAGGCCTGCTCGCGCAGGGCCAGCCAGCGTGACAGCCCCCAGCCGATGCCGATGAACACCGTGGTGATCAGTGCCAGCAGGCCGATGGTGGCCGGCGAGGGCTCGAGCAGCGTGCGCAGCAACTGGTCGGAGAAAATCGTCAGCGCCACGGTGCCGGGCACGAGTCCAGCCAGGCTGCCGACCAGAAAGTCGCGAAAACGAATGCGGGTGGCACCGGCAACCAGGTTGACCACCGCGAACGGGGCCAGCGGCACCAGGCGCAACGAGAACACGGTCAGGATGCCGCGGCG harbors:
- a CDS encoding c-type cytochrome; this encodes MMTAVHPMPRRGRFAAGMLMGLSFLAGAAHASEAGSIKAGREAAQSCAACHGAKGNSNNPAFPSLAGQPATYLASQLTAYRDGKRENAIMAGQAAGLSDQQIQDIAAYYAAQERKVASPADEGSALGADLYHHGRDNVAACAACHHSEGHGNQPAGFPALRGLSAGYVAQSLKDYRSGTRAHGQAELMIPLAAELSDAEIDALAAHIASLD
- the yihA gene encoding ribosome biogenesis GTP-binding protein YihA/YsxC, which codes for MTDATRHQRRLFDAASFIKSAPRLADIGEDIGAEVAFAGRSNAGKSTALNALVGQKALARTSRTPGRTQMINLFGLGGETEGARRRLVDLPGYGYAKVPERVRRTWGEAMAQYFAERQSLVGVVVIMDIRHPLKALDQQMLDYAVARGLPVLALLTKADKLSFGQAKQTVARLAREHPLPDCQWMAFSGTKGTHVREVRDVISEWLDRAPD
- a CDS encoding endonuclease/exonuclease/phosphatase family protein — protein: MTDTGRRLRVVTWNIHSCIDHRGRYTPERTARVLRLLAPDVVALQEANLAAEPADDRLLRAIEPILPHWLFAPTHERGCLHRPGEVTGFGNLIASRWPIHPETPLELSHVDREPRQALRARIQLPERTLHCWVVHLGLGLVERREQGRRLAEALAGLPTDAPLLLAGDFNEWLPRARSLRALHRELTRLPARRTFPAGRPLLPLDQIWLRGPVHAHALKAIRDPIVPRISDHLPLVADLTVETR